TAACTTACAATACCTGCATCAAGACAAGTAAAAGTATGTCTAAAATGTAGCTTGAAGTCTTAAACCCTTATTTCAAAGTATACATAAAGGTGATTATTTTCTAGGTTTTGGTCGTCATAATGCTCATGTAGAGAAATACTTTAGTAAATGAaacagaaaaaagaaaagtcCATACTCAAATATTCATATGCAAGTATCATGGATGTTCCCCATGCTGACATGCTAAAAAACCTCGGACCAATCCCTCTATAGAAACCTGTCCAGCCATCATCCGCAATCAATGTTTTAATAACTTGGCGTGCAGTGGGTCGCTTCTCGTGTCCCATTACCTTTAACAAAAACATACAATGAGTATCACAGTTCAAGCAAGCCCTGTCCAAATATAAAGATAGGAAGCACAAACTTATATGTTATTCATAGATTTATGGTAGTCAAGCCGTCAAGGCTTCAGATTCAGGGGAATTTTTACATTGCACTTTGAAAGTAATTATCCAGCGATTGAAATCTTAGCTTGCAGATGATCAGTTTCTACTGTTTAGGTGAAGGGAAACTGATTTTGTATCTGATTATTTACATCTATCTATGGTCCTTCTATAATCAGAATAGCAATAACACTAACAGCTGATGATCGCAACTTCAAACAGCATACACACCCTGAGACACTATCCCATCCATCCCCTTCTTCCATGTCACATGATCAAATTTCAAATGCAATGAACCATaaccatttcttttttttccgcTCGcctgaagaaaagaaagatctTGTtgtttcttcaacaacaaatgAACCTAAATCTCTTATTCTGTTCTGGGGATTTTGCCCCCCGACTCCTtccgtttttcttttttcccctCAAACCATTTGTTATGACCGAATATATTAAAAAGCATGACTTTGATAGTGGAATGAGCATACCACAGGTGATTGTaaatattgaattaaaaaagttacacttacaaataattaacaaacaaaAGCTTACAAGCCAAGAATAACAGATTATAAGAATCTACATGAAGTTAGCAGGCCATTAAGGTTAGTAAATAGCCCAGAATGCCCTAATAAATTTGAATGTACCTGTAGACGAGTCTTTATAGTGTCAAGGGGAGTTGTGATGCAGGACGCTGCAGCACCAGCAACAATTCCTCCAGCTCCTTGAACTAAAACTATTGTCCCTTGGGTGGGAAGAGATCCAGTGCTATCAGTTCCATGACCTAATAgactatataaaacaaattaaacactcaCGTTCATATAACACAAAGATAAATCCTAAGCAAAGGAAAGCAAACAAAATTCCTCACCTCCATATAACACGTTGACTGGAACCATAACTGGCCCACCAAACAGCACTAGAAGGGGAATAGGTCATGACAGATAGACCGAATCCTCTATATAGGCCCCGAATGCCATCCTGCTTTAAGACTTTCCGAGCAACATCCAGGCCACCATTATAGCTAGCATGGCCTGAATATCCTTGAACCATCAATCTCTGACTAATCTGTTGAGTTTCCACATTCAAGAGGTTAGCCTACCAGCCTACACTTATAACTATTTCTTGATCTTATTAACAGAATAACAATAACGGATCCAAAATTTCTAATATGgcactaaataaaaaaatttactacCTTTACCGTGCAAAACACAAGTAAACCTAGATATGGCTAATTGCATCAAAAGGTAACCAGCTTTAATCCGGATTCTATTCTTGGTAACCAATATTTTTaatccaaaataaaatatacaagtATATGTTTCAAAAATCTTGAATTTAGGTAATCAACCTTCAAAATTTTCAGGTAAAGTTAACAGCTAAACATCCATGTTTATGACCAACTTTCAGAACTTCCAGCTTTCAAAAATCCCAATTCACGGTATGCAACTCTTGACCATGTTAACTTTTTCTTCAATGGGCACTTTATTCAAAGGTTCAAGCCTAACATGAGTTGGTTATCCAAAACAGAAATCAACCGAAGTTAGTTACCTTTTTACGCAATTAACCCCACTCAACATATAGACAGCCTAGTcacaaaatattacaaaagaACATCCACCACACACGCCAAACACAGATCCACGTATAAATATGCACGATAAAAAGGAATTAGCTGAAGAAGGGATGAGAAAAGCATACCACATCAATCGGAACAAAGACACCTTGAGAAAAAAGAGATGCTGTCATCCCAGCAAGTCCATTAGCTATAGCAGCCTTTGTAGGATCTGAAAGTTTAAATGGTTCAACCATCTTGAAAGCAGCAACCTTTGTGGTCTCCAATGCGGTAAGAAATATAATTCTTGCGGGGACTGCTCCGGTGATGACTGTACCAAAACCTCTGTATAAACCGGGAACGCCTTCTGCTTTCAACAATCCCCGGATAACAGCATATGCACTCTTTTCGGTAGAGTCTTTTGTAGCAACCTGCATCCGAGTCTTTACAACAGATATTGGGTATAGTCCAACCGTAAGGCCAGTGAATATGCCAGCTCCTACGACATAAAACTTAGTTTTATCAAGCCTGCATAAGGATACGAGGTGAGTATTAAAGGTCACAACAACccgaataaaaaatataaataacacgAATGGTTTCAAATGTCTTAAACAAACTTCAACAAATAGAAAATATGTTGACCAAGGAGGCCAAAACCAAAAGCATCGAGCGTTCATAATGGTTTAAGGGCATGTAAGTAGCTTCCTAAAAACTAACCATAAAAATGGAAATGTCACAGTTGTCTGAACGAAAGATGGATATGATAATTAAACCTACTAAACATTTTCCCAATCAACTAAGATACTATATAATAGACATCCGTCTTTTAGATATCTAATAGAATAGTCGCAGAACTATGCATACAAATGCAAAAAGATAAAAAGCACGGGAGCTATAAGATATCTGACCTAAACTGAAAGCAATAATTGTTATAACACGTTTTACTATAAAACACAGTTTGCAAGCTAAAGCAGTCTGCAATTAACGTGACATTACGTAATCCAAAACATCTTGCATTATACCAAAAGCAATTAGTCCCGATGCCACATCAACTCTGTCACAATTCTTAACCTTCTCTACCAGTTCAAACGAAACTACTTTTGCATCTTCGAAAGTTGGGGCGGGGTGGGTCACCTAAATGTGCAGCATATCAACCTAACTTATGAACgatattgttataaaattatcGAGGTTCTATAAACACAACATCTAATCATGACTAAGACCCTAAACATTTCCATCTACAAAATatactataaataaataatggatTTATTTCTTTCCTTGGAAATGAATATTCATATGCAATGTcaatacaataacaataaataaaaccaatatatagatacagatatatataattatagatatatatatacaaaaaggaAAGAAATGAATAAAAGAAAGGAAGGAGATGAGGTTAATTACTTGTCCCAATTAATTTCTGTTTGAGAAAAGGATCCTGCTGCTGTATCTCTACGAATCGTCGTctccatttttatttatatatttattattattattaatcccAATTCcaagtgtgtatatatgtatatgtttatgtttataataatgaaaaaaatatataaaaccctAACAATACCCTGTGacgatattattattattattgcataAGAAAGAAATGGATCCCCCAAATAAATGAAGAAAAAGGGGGGAATGACAATGAATGGATGTTGAACGAAAAAtcaactgtttttttttttgttttgtttttttttttattttccctttatttaggttgattgatttaattttatttaggtTGGTTTTTGGGTCTCAAATGAAGAAAAAGTAGGAGTATTTCTTTTCTGGAAGAAAGGAAGGCTGCGCGTTAGTTAGTTAGTCAAGTCTTTCGCTCCTAACGACTTCTACATTCCATGATTaagttttatagttttatttttttaacaaaaataataaaaaaaaatttattaatgcCGTTGAGTCCAGTCATCACtacggttaaaaaaaaa
The Erigeron canadensis isolate Cc75 chromosome 2, C_canadensis_v1, whole genome shotgun sequence DNA segment above includes these coding regions:
- the LOC122588883 gene encoding solute carrier family 25 member 44, which codes for METTIRRDTAAGSFSQTEINWDKLDKTKFYVVGAGIFTGLTVGLYPISVVKTRMQVATKDSTEKSAYAVIRGLLKAEGVPGLYRGFGTVITGAVPARIIFLTALETTKVAAFKMVEPFKLSDPTKAAIANGLAGMTASLFSQGVFVPIDVISQRLMVQGYSGHASYNGGLDVARKVLKQDGIRGLYRGFGLSVMTYSPSSAVWWASYGSSQRVIWSLLGHGTDSTGSLPTQGTIVLVQGAGGIVAGAAASCITTPLDTIKTRLQVMGHEKRPTARQVIKTLIADDGWTGFYRGIGPRFFSMSAWGTSMILAYEYLKRICAQDS